DNA sequence from the Leptospirillum ferrooxidans C2-3 genome:
AAGAATTACTGTGTCGACATCGGGGCTTCCTTCAAAAATCATTGAGCTTGGCCAATCCGGCATACCGGTTAATCTCGCTGTTTCCTTGACAGCAGCGGATGATCCTACTCGCGAAAAGTTAATGCCGATCAACAGGCATTACCCGATCAGGGCAATCCTTGATGCTATAAGGCAGCTTCCCCTGAAAAAACGTCAACGCGTCACCTTTGAGTATGTGTTGCTGTCGGGAGTGAATGATCGTCCGGAAGATGCGAAAAAACTTGCACGTCTCCTGGCGCCATTCAAAAGCAAGGTCAATCTGATCCCATTTAATCCGTATGAAGGATCTCCATTTGTCTCTCCTTCCAAAGATGATGTTTTATTGTTTCAAAAAATTCTTCTTGAAAAGATGGTCGCAACGACGATTCGTCAATCGAGAGGAGATGATATTTTGGGAGCCTGCGGTCAGTTGGCATGGGAGAAAAAAACAGCGATAAAGGAGACTTCATGGAATCCCGTCGTCTTTTCAACCTGAGGCTTGCTCTAGTCCTTGGGGTAGAGCTTTTGGCCATTCAGACCGGTATGTTTTTAAATCGTTACTCCCTGATGGAAGGTATTGGATGGGTAGGCCTTTTTTCCTGGTTTTTAATCGGAGGGGCACTTGTAGGAGGTATTGCTTTTGGAGCCTTGCTGACAGAATGGCTCCCTGAGAGGACAGATGGCCGCCCACCCGGGTTCTTTGAGAAAATTCTTCCACAGTTGCCTTGGGCTTTTGCTCTTCTTGTAGCTTTGATCGACAGTTATTTTTATTTTCCAAGGATGTAATCGGGTTCTTCCTTCATGATCTCCTGGAGTTCGACGATGCATCATTCATTGTGTATTTTGTTATAGGTTGCCTCCTCCGAGTTCAATGGGCGCAAAGCTCATCAAAACTTGCATTGTTCCAGGTCCTGTTTCCATTGCCCACATAATTCCCTTTGAGCAACCAAGTGAAGCCAGCAGGTGAAGCTCTCTCAATTTTCCAGGCGGAGCTGCCCTTTCGAGCAAGGGCTTTGGAATGTTTAAAGGTTTTAAGGACTCTCCCTCCTGAAGCATTCTTTTCATCTCCTCAACGTATTCCTCGAAAAGCGGATCGGGAAGGTTCCTGGCCATAATCCTTTCGTTTTGTGCAAGCATGCCGGAAAGAAGAAGCAGGATTGTGCCATGGCCGGATGGGGTTAGAGATTGGAGGACCTCTCCAAGGACATGGATGTAACGGGCATGATTGAGCGGCTGGGATGTGACCACAACCGGTACACTGGCATCAGGGATCAGGAAAAAGAGAGGAACGGTCAGAATGTGGTCCACTCCATGGATCCCTGCACCAGATGGAACTCCTTTCGACTTTAGCCCTGCAATGATCGCATTGGCCAATATCGGATCTCCGTTTGGATCATATTGGAGTTCTGATCCAAAACCTGAGTAGTCTTGGGAAGACTCCAGTTTCGGATTATTGTCGACAAGGATAATGTTTGGGACTTGCCATCCTGCGCTCATGGAGATTACCGCCCTGATGGGTGTATGGCGGCTGACAAGGTGGCTATGGAATCGGGATAATGCCTCCAATATGGGGCGTTTGTTTCCTCGCCGGTAGCTCTCAAGAAGATCAGGTGAATGTGGTGCAAGGATGGGTAAAATCTCCAATAAAACCTCCCAAGACGAATGATATGTCTATTTTTTCAGGATGGATCGATAGTCTGGACAGCTGTCCCTTCCGGTAAATTGAAGCTCTCCCCTTTTTTCTCAGGCTCTTTGGAAACGATCAGTTTGACCATCTGCCCTTTTTTAAGCGAAAAAAAAGCATTGTTTTCTGAAGATTTATATCTTTTGAGCAGGCGATAGTTTGTCCATTCATGACCGTTACAAAAAACAGATTTTGATAGCCCTCTTTCATGAGTCATGTCTGAGATCATTCTGAATATGAGCTCGGTTTTTGAGCTGTTTGCTTCAGATATCCCTGATTGGGAATCCATTTTCTGGCAAATGAGATAACTCATTTTAAGGGAATCTTTAATATGGCCCAGTTTTTTCGCTTTATGAATCAATTCCTGTGAAAACTGATGAGGGCGATCTTCGTGGCACCAGTCTTTTTCATTAAAAAGTGCTGGACACCCTTCTCGTCTGTTATTTGGGCAAGGCGCTAAAATCTTGAATCCGGGAAGATACTCCAATAAATCATTGCTGAATTGATGGAGTTTTCTTGAAGAAAGTCGGTCTGCCGGTTCTGCAATGAGCAATATGCCATCTGATACCAGAACACGATCTATGCATTCCAAAAGATTTTTCGATGATGCCCGGGTGAGATTCCATTCATTGAGCATATTGCCCCATGAGAGTATGTGCACATCTGATAATGGAGGGAATGTGTCCGGCAAAATCCCATTGTAGGTAGTGACTGAAGAAGTGAATTCGGGGTAGAGACTTTGAATTTCCAGATCAGCTGCGGCAAGTGCTGACTTTGATCGATCCTGGAGAGATATCCTTATTTTGGAATGGAATGTGGGTGGTAACCCATGAAGAATTCCTTGGATGAAGCCTCCTGTTCCGGTGGCAAGATCGGCTATATGAATGGAGTTCTGTTGTTTTAAAAAATTGGTCACAGAAGAAAACAAGTTCATTTCCTCAAAGAGGGATAATGCCTTATAGAAACTTTGCTCATGATAATAAGAACGATAAGCGGACCTAAGTCGTTCATCTGACATGTACTCTTTTGATATTGTTTTGTTGCAGAGAAGGT
Encoded proteins:
- a CDS encoding DODA-type extradiol aromatic ring-opening family dioxygenase → MEILPILAPHSPDLLESYRRGNKRPILEALSRFHSHLVSRHTPIRAVISMSAGWQVPNIILVDNNPKLESSQDYSGFGSELQYDPNGDPILANAIIAGLKSKGVPSGAGIHGVDHILTVPLFFLIPDASVPVVVTSQPLNHARYIHVLGEVLQSLTPSGHGTILLLLSGMLAQNERIMARNLPDPLFEEYVEEMKRMLQEGESLKPLNIPKPLLERAAPPGKLRELHLLASLGCSKGIMWAMETGPGTMQVLMSFAPIELGGGNL